A genome region from Trachemys scripta elegans isolate TJP31775 chromosome 2, CAS_Tse_1.0, whole genome shotgun sequence includes the following:
- the LOC117873922 gene encoding stonustoxin subunit alpha-like, which translates to MRKKSLRYHVFVSTIPGITLWDPEQLLKDVNTKPQPWTSYEIIASDTIEDKANALNVTASLKASFLGGLVEVSGSAKYLNDTKKSKQQARVTLQYSATTKFEHLTMSHLGPKNVSYPAVFDQGTATHVVTAVLYGAQAFFVFDREVLSSENVRDIEGKLQIAIKKIPKFSIEGEGAVKMDEKEKLNAENFNCKFHGDFALEKNPTNFQDAMKIYSTLPKRLGASGEKAVPVRVWLYPLTKLDSKAAKLVREISITLIFDAQTALEQLTELDMRCNDMMKNPIATTFPKIKQKIQQFKGLCQQHRQTFQQQLAGILPAIRGGGVEEGALVDIFKSKEQSPFNTQRLNEFLDTKQREMNLVDSYLSVLQNVEVVSSESELEKIVLSPKHDSVVSFTLTSIHNKEPYLSDLKFWLQRQFLEKNQESAPASSPYEKSNSKQWFVDEEIRRKARKFAKSFSDFTNVNKSHGNTRFIVASVPDEEHPGASIYLYADGELVSTNFEPPSKPLPPLMGGIRHDRVQLTFNPAAYGRAAISGYRAEYRIVGQENWTVVDVNNTQETFTVTGLRANTEYQFRYAAMSKPGLSESSDVSDPVKTLSPTSPPGKPGKTTVDSSAITLSWESPTLVGEGVIIREYQVEYKEKTGDTSQEGKGKWLERRTGERTESCNIDGLRPETPYRFRVSAVCADGAVSDPSEESSISTLKKGQTEGRASGCGTMAGSADTIEMPALGRPFQLGMLYDCRKDLLIPDPTMREASPIMSLCLRSPSAQWG; encoded by the exons ATGAGAAAAAAAAGT TTACGTTACCATGTGTTTGTCTCTACTATTCCAGGGATCACGCTGTGGGACCCGGAACAGCTTCTCAAGGATGTAAACACAAAACCACAACCCTGGACTAGCTATGAGATCATTGCATCCGACACCATTGAAGACAAGGCCAATGCCCTCAATGTCACAGCATCGCTGAAGGCCAGTTTCCTGGGGGGGTTGGTTGAAGTAAGTGGATCTGCCAAATACTTAAATGAcaccaaaaaatccaaacaacAGGCCAGAGTTACTCTCCAGTACTCTGCCACAACAAAGTTTGAGCACCTAACTATGAGCCATTTAGGACCAAAGAATGTCTCTTATCCTGCTGTATTTGACCAAGGCACGGCCACCCATGTGGTCACGGCTGTGCTGTACGGGGCTCAGGCTTTCTTCGTGTTTGACCGGGAAGTTTTGTCTTCTGAGAATGTACGTGACATAGAGGGAAAGCTCCAGATTGCAATTAAAAAGATACCCAAGTTTTCCATAGAAGGAGAAGGAGCTGTCAAAATGgatgaaaaggaaaaattaaatgctgaAAATTTTAACTGCAAGTTCCATGGTGATTTTGCTCTTGAGAAAAATCCAACTAATTTCCAAGATGCCATGAAAATTTATTCCACCCTCCCCAAGCGGCTGGGTGCCAGCGGGGAGAAGGCCGTACCAGTGAGAGTCTGGCTGTACCCGCTGACCAAGCTGGATTCCAAAGCTGCTAAGCTGGTGCGTGAGATCAGCATAACACTGATCTTTGATGCTCAAACAGCCTTGGAGCAACTGACTGAACTGGACATGCGATGCAATGACATGATGAAAAATCCAATTGCCACAACCTTCCCCAAAATCAAACAGAAAATCCAGCAATTCAAAGGTCTGTGTCAGCAACACAGACAGACTTTCCAGCAACAACTAGCAGGAATCTTACCTGCTATCCGTGGAGGTGGAGTTGAGGAAGGAGCCCTGgtggacatttttaaaagcaaagaacAATCACCGTTCAATACACAGAGACTCAATGAATTTCTGGATACAAAGCAGCGAGAGATGAATTTAGTGGATTCCTACCTTAGTGTGCTACAGAATGTGGAAGTCGTATCCTCTGAGAGTGAACTAGAAAAAATAGTCCTCAGCCCTAAGCATGATTCTGTTGTGTCTTTCACACTCACTTCAATACACAACAAAGAACCATATTTATCAGATTTGAAATTTTGGCTTCAAAGACAGTTTCTGGAGAAAAATCAAGAATCAGCACCAGCCAGTTCTCCCTATGAGAAATCAAACTCCAAACAGTGGTTTGTGGATGAAGAGATAAGAAGAAAAGCACGAAAATTCGCAAAGTCCTTCTCTGACTTTACCAACGTCAATAAATCTCATGGAAACACCCGGTTCATTGTGGCCTCTGTTCCAGATGAGGAGCATCCAGGAGCTTCCATTTACCTGTATGCAGATGGAGAGCTGGTCAGCACCAACTTTGAGCCTCCATCAAAGCCTCTTCCTCCCCTGATGGGTGGAATCAGACATGACCGTGTGCAGCTCACGTTTAACCCAGCAGCCTATGGCAGGGCTGCGATATCCGGCTATCGGGCAGAGTACAGAATTGTAGGGCAGGAGAACTGGACGGTTGTGGATGTAAATAACACACAAGAGACATTCACAGTAACAGGGCTACGTGCAAACACCGAGTACCAGTTCCGATACGCTGCCATGAGCAAACCAGGGCTCAGCGAGAGCAGCGACGTGAGTGATCCTGTGAAGACGCTCTCTCCAACCAGCCCGCCTGGAAAGCCTGGAAAAACTACTGTAGATTCATCTGCCATCACCCTCAGCTGGGAGAGTCCAACTCTGGTTGGAGAAGGAGTCATTATAAGGGAGTATCAGGTGGAATACAAAGAGAAGACAGGAGATACGAGTCAGGAGGGGAAAGGCAAATGGCTGGAACGAAGGACAGGAGAGAGAACAGAGTCCTGTAACATTGATGGACTGAGGCCTGAGACACCCTACAGATTCCGAGTGTCGGCTGTGTGTGCGGACGGAGCTGTGAGTGACCCAAGCGAGGAGAGTTCTATCTCAACGCTAAAGAAAG GTCAGACAGAGGGGAGAGCGTCTGGGTGTGGAACAATGGCCGGGTCAGCTGACACCATTGAGATGCCGGCTCTGGGCCGCCCGTTCCAGCTGGGGATGCTGTACGACTGCCGCAAAGACTTGCTCATCCCAG